A genomic window from Salvia splendens isolate huo1 chromosome 11, SspV2, whole genome shotgun sequence includes:
- the LOC121755590 gene encoding mitochondrial inner membrane protein OXA1-like, translating to MAQNVQSFKEGGAFWFTDLTTPDAMYILPVLTALTFCKTVEHNAQQGLEGDRPAKNSCRIVAVLSIPIIAQYPKAIFCYWITSNLYTVAYELVIKKPKVKQMLGLPDLPPPSTNQDATHQLQLIGLFPPPPPEQSRLSPSEQSLSPPPANESSKPVNRKLNSMPASAPSQRIKNLDKEVKGRKKGNKRSSG from the exons ATGGCACAAAATGTTCAATCTTTCAAGGAGGGAGGAGCATTCTGGTTTACTGATTTGACTACCCCGGATGCAATGTATATTTTGCCAGTTTTGACGGCATTGACATTTTGCAAAACAGTGGAG CACAACGCTCAGCAAGGTTTGGAAGGCGATCGACCTGCCAAGAACAGCTGTAGAATCGTTGCAGTATTATCGATCCCTATCATTGCTCAGTACCCGAAG GCTATATTTTGTTACTGGATTACATCAAACCTGTATACCGTCGCTTATGAATTGG TGATAAAGAAGCCTAAGGTGAAGCAGATGTTGGGATTACCGGATCTTCCACCACCGTCGACTAATCAGGATGCAACTCACCAGCTGCAGCTTATAGGTCTTtttcctccaccaccaccagagcAGTCTCGATTATCACCGTCAGAGCAGTCTTTATCACCACCTCCTGCTAATGAATCGTCGAAGCCAGTAAATCGAAAATTGAATTCAATGCCAGCATCGGCACCCAGCCAGCGGATTAAGAACTTAGATAAAGAGGTCAAGGGAAGGAAGAAAGGGAACAAAAGGTCTTCCGGATGA